From Halotia branconii CENA392, the proteins below share one genomic window:
- a CDS encoding PAS domain S-box protein codes for MRIDELTMRFHDQLIELPNLYDVIDYSPLTISPDSYVIDAVILMNQERSHSLSLNSSNSSFNSSRWDQHETNCILVVEAGYLLGICTIRDIVRITASGMDLSQVKMAEIMTQPVMSLTRSPDQNIFTALSLLRQYQVHHLPILDDERQLLGVVTETSLLQAFDLMKMYGVVSALQQHLQNPNHDFGQVNQQIEKVRYQTYNYLKGWIDAQSAEVMQVNQELQQALEELQVVEEELRQQNEELTNACEALELERQRYQNLFEFALDGYLVTDIHGVIQEANNTAATLLSVRQNYLIGKPLVLFVAEQDRHQFINQLRNFQDRQEGEINLKPRNGEPFVAGIKVASVYNSQGQRVSWRWFIGDISQRKHSEKALRQASEELEQRVIERTAELVVANQLLQQEIIERQCTEEALQQSENLYRQLVESQIDLIIRIDLQGRINFANMAACETLGWQLNELRGQSLFEFFPANELPQAIENLRVLAASPHCLTISEQRLLTINGIRCFQWKVAAIQNEAGEVIEIQGVGRDITERQQMAEALQNSEEKFRLFADNAHTLIWIESLEPQQILYVNQVYERIWQRSCQSLYQHPQSWIDSVHPEDRDRVMVNYQQYDDNYTSSEYRILRPDGSVRWIWSRCFAMHNEQGNIYAYGGIAEDITERKHIEESLRSNEERLTLALAAANMGIWDWNLVTNESVWSANSGPLYGLPSGSLCPTIEDYLNNLIYPEDRESVAHCLRGRTACKMEFRVVWPDGSIHWLSTKCQVYYDEQRQPIRVIIVTQDISDRKQAEQQIREQAALLDIATDAILVRDFQTKILFWSQGAERLYGWRSEEALGKDPQELFYKDTSIQLEAILKTVTELGSWQGELRKVTKSGQAIIVESRWTLVRDPAGQPHSILSVDTDITQKKQLEEQFFRTQRLESLGNLAGGISHDLNNILTPILAAAQLLQTRFTQDKERAHHLLTIIESNAKRGAALVKQVLSFARGCKGERTIVQIKHLITEIAQIAKHTFPKSIEFAIALPEDLWAISGDVTQLHQVLMNLVVNARDAMPDGGIVKICAENLFIDHAYTTMNLNAKVGHYIVMTVADTGIGMPSGILDKIFDPFFTTKDGNTGTGLGLSTVLGIVKSHDGFINVSSKVGKGSEFKLFLPAVGAAQASDIEEIESPRGDGELILVVDDEAQILEITTLALEDYNYKTLAASNGIEAIALYAQHKHTISVVLMDMMMPEMDGTTAILTLKKMNPQVKIIACSGLSTNNALTAEAYSSVQLVLSKPFTAQELLHGLHRILKGQN; via the coding sequence ATGAGAATTGACGAATTAACTATGCGATTCCACGATCAGCTAATTGAATTACCTAATTTATATGATGTTATTGATTATTCTCCATTAACGATTAGTCCTGATAGCTATGTCATTGATGCTGTGATCTTGATGAATCAGGAGCGAAGTCATAGCTTATCACTGAACAGTTCTAATTCATCGTTCAACTCCAGCAGATGGGATCAGCATGAAACTAATTGTATTTTGGTTGTAGAAGCAGGATATCTCTTAGGAATATGCACAATTAGAGATATAGTGAGAATCACGGCAAGTGGGATGGATTTATCCCAGGTGAAAATGGCTGAAATTATGACACAGCCAGTTATGAGCCTGACGCGATCGCCTGATCAAAATATATTCACAGCTTTATCACTATTGCGTCAATACCAAGTTCACCATCTGCCAATTTTGGACGATGAAAGACAATTGCTAGGAGTCGTTACTGAAACTAGTTTGTTACAAGCCTTTGATTTGATGAAAATGTATGGTGTTGTTTCAGCCCTACAGCAACACTTACAAAACCCCAATCATGATTTTGGGCAGGTGAATCAGCAAATAGAGAAAGTACGCTACCAAACTTATAATTATTTGAAAGGATGGATTGATGCCCAATCAGCTGAAGTTATGCAAGTTAACCAAGAACTTCAGCAAGCCCTCGAAGAACTCCAAGTGGTAGAAGAAGAATTACGTCAACAAAACGAAGAACTGACTAATGCCTGTGAGGCATTAGAATTGGAACGCCAGCGTTACCAAAATTTGTTTGAATTTGCTCTTGATGGTTATTTGGTGACAGATATTCATGGCGTTATCCAAGAAGCTAATAATACCGCAGCGACTCTACTGTCTGTGCGTCAAAACTATTTAATCGGCAAACCATTAGTATTATTTGTTGCTGAGCAAGACCGTCATCAATTTATCAACCAACTGCGTAACTTTCAAGATAGACAAGAAGGAGAAATTAACCTCAAGCCACGAAACGGTGAACCTTTTGTTGCTGGTATCAAGGTAGCTAGCGTTTACAACTCACAGGGTCAACGGGTTAGTTGGCGATGGTTTATTGGTGACATTAGTCAACGCAAACACTCAGAAAAGGCATTACGCCAAGCCTCTGAAGAATTGGAACAAAGGGTAATAGAACGCACAGCAGAACTAGTCGTTGCTAACCAACTGCTGCAACAAGAAATCATCGAGCGCCAATGCACCGAAGAAGCATTGCAGCAAAGTGAAAATCTCTATCGCCAGTTAGTTGAAAGTCAAATTGACTTGATAATCCGCATAGATTTGCAGGGACGAATTAATTTTGCCAATATGGCAGCCTGCGAAACATTGGGCTGGCAATTGAATGAGTTGCGCGGTCAGTCGTTGTTTGAGTTTTTTCCTGCAAATGAATTGCCGCAAGCGATAGAAAATCTGAGAGTTTTAGCAGCATCACCCCATTGCTTGACGATTAGTGAACAACGTCTATTGACTATTAATGGTATACGCTGCTTTCAATGGAAAGTTGCTGCAATTCAAAATGAAGCAGGAGAGGTAATTGAAATTCAGGGAGTAGGTAGAGACATCACCGAGCGCCAGCAAATGGCAGAAGCACTGCAAAACAGTGAAGAGAAATTTCGCCTATTTGCAGACAATGCTCACACACTTATCTGGATAGAAAGTTTAGAGCCGCAGCAAATTTTGTATGTAAATCAGGTTTATGAGAGAATTTGGCAGCGTTCTTGCCAAAGCCTATACCAGCACCCTCAGTCCTGGATAGATTCAGTTCATCCAGAAGACCGCGATCGCGTCATGGTAAATTACCAGCAATATGATGACAACTACACTAGTTCAGAATATCGAATTTTGCGACCTGATGGTTCAGTGCGCTGGATCTGGTCTCGTTGCTTTGCTATGCACAATGAACAAGGGAATATTTACGCCTATGGTGGCATTGCCGAAGATATCACTGAACGTAAGCACATAGAAGAGTCACTGCGAAGCAACGAAGAGCGACTGACTTTAGCTCTAGCAGCAGCCAATATGGGGATATGGGATTGGAATCTTGTCACCAACGAATCAGTTTGGTCTGCTAATAGTGGGCCATTATATGGTCTGCCTAGTGGTAGTTTGTGTCCCACCATTGAAGACTACCTAAATAATTTGATCTATCCAGAAGACCGCGAATCTGTAGCTCACTGTCTTCGAGGACGAACTGCATGTAAAATGGAGTTTCGTGTTGTCTGGCCTGATGGTAGCATCCACTGGTTAAGTACAAAATGTCAGGTTTACTATGACGAACAAAGACAGCCAATACGGGTGATTATTGTCACTCAGGACATCAGCGATCGCAAACAGGCAGAACAGCAAATCCGCGAGCAAGCAGCCCTACTTGACATTGCCACCGACGCAATTTTAGTCCGAGATTTCCAAACCAAAATTTTATTCTGGAGTCAAGGTGCAGAGCGTTTGTATGGTTGGCGTTCAGAAGAAGCTCTAGGCAAAGATCCCCAAGAGCTTTTTTACAAAGATACTTCAATTCAACTAGAAGCAATTCTGAAAACTGTAACTGAGCTTGGTTCGTGGCAAGGTGAATTACGAAAAGTAACCAAATCTGGACAAGCAATTATTGTAGAAAGCCGATGGACATTAGTACGTGATCCGGCTGGACAACCTCATTCCATTCTCAGTGTTGATACTGACATCACCCAAAAAAAGCAACTCGAAGAACAGTTTTTCCGTACTCAGCGATTAGAAAGTCTTGGCAATCTAGCAGGTGGTATTTCCCACGACTTGAACAATATTTTGACACCTATTTTAGCAGCAGCTCAACTGCTACAGACAAGATTCACTCAAGACAAAGAACGCGCTCACCACCTACTCACAATCATAGAAAGCAACGCCAAGCGCGGAGCTGCTTTAGTTAAACAAGTGCTGTCATTTGCACGAGGATGTAAAGGAGAGCGCACAATAGTTCAAATCAAGCACCTAATCACAGAAATTGCCCAGATTGCCAAACATACATTTCCCAAATCTATCGAATTTGCCATTGCTTTACCAGAAGACCTTTGGGCTATCTCTGGTGATGTCACACAACTGCATCAAGTGTTGATGAACCTAGTAGTTAATGCCCGTGATGCTATGCCAGATGGCGGTATTGTGAAAATATGTGCAGAAAACTTATTTATTGATCACGCCTATACGACAATGAATCTCAATGCCAAAGTAGGGCATTATATTGTAATGACCGTTGCAGATACTGGAATTGGTATGCCATCAGGAATTTTAGATAAAATTTTCGACCCATTCTTCACTACAAAAGATGGCAATACAGGTACAGGATTAGGACTGTCAACCGTGCTTGGTATTGTTAAAAGTCACGATGGTTTTATAAATGTATCTAGCAAAGTTGGTAAAGGCAGCGAATTTAAATTATTCTTACCAGCAGTAGGAGCTGCTCAAGCCTCAGATATAGAAGAGATAGAATCGCCTAGGGGAGACGGGGAATTAATTTTAGTTGTAGATGATGAAGCCCAAATTCTAGAGATTACGACACTCGCCCTAGAAGACTACAATTATAAAACTCTGGCTGCTAGTAATGGCATTGAGGCGATCGCACTTTATGCCCAGCATAAGCATACTATTAGTGTAGTCTTAATGGATATGATGATGCCAGAGATGGACGGAACGACCGCCATCCTGACTTTAAAAAAAATGAACCCACAAGTTAAAATCATTGCTTGCAGCGGACTCAGCACCAATAACGCACTCACAGCAGAAGCTTATAGTAGTGTTCAGCTAGTTTTATCAAAGCCCTTCACTGCTCAAGAATTATTACACGGTTTACACCGCATACTCAAAGGCCAAAATTAG
- a CDS encoding HlyD family efflux transporter periplasmic adaptor subunit, with amino-acid sequence MKYSLAANAAQSRQTKQQFAKPEDQLSYELGKAVQELPPLYTRFLAGTLSLVVFGAIAWANFSEIDEVATAPGELIASTQVRPVTSIGNGSIVAVKVKEGDHVTKDQVLIQRDPDLQQTDVTRLAESAKLIKEDLQRLEAERAGVKNAGTKLQDELLSSRLKDYQARQAAAEAEANRQLALMNQAKVRLKRLQENQANAKTSFVNAKGNLANAENILGKVENGLAIAQNREENLRTLVTPGAVPRVDYLDAQERLNRANTEITRAKDEIINAQNKVTEAQDKVESLQKDIAAQAQEIRQAEQAYQAALSQAQRLASERQSEILTQINKRQEELTNVSGQLEQARKQKDGETIKAPVAGTIYKIKATKGPVQAGEELLSILPEGEEMLLEVKVLNRDIGFIREGMKAKVKMATFPFQEFGTINGKVVQISPNAIVDKELGLVFPTRIELNKHSVSVRGQEVAFTPGMAANGEIVTRKKSVLTFIIEPITRRFSEAFSVR; translated from the coding sequence ATGAAATATTCCTTAGCTGCAAATGCTGCTCAATCACGTCAGACAAAACAGCAATTCGCCAAACCAGAAGATCAACTGTCTTACGAATTGGGTAAGGCAGTCCAGGAGTTACCACCGCTGTATACGAGATTTTTAGCGGGAACTTTAAGTTTAGTGGTTTTTGGAGCGATCGCTTGGGCAAATTTTTCTGAAATCGATGAAGTAGCAACCGCACCTGGGGAATTAATTGCTTCTACACAAGTGCGACCTGTGACATCTATAGGTAATGGCTCGATTGTAGCTGTAAAGGTGAAAGAAGGCGATCATGTCACCAAAGATCAAGTGCTAATTCAACGTGACCCCGATTTGCAACAAACCGATGTTACGCGCCTTGCCGAATCTGCCAAGTTGATTAAAGAAGACTTACAGCGTTTAGAAGCAGAACGCGCTGGGGTGAAAAATGCTGGTACAAAATTGCAAGATGAACTTTTAAGTTCACGACTCAAAGATTACCAAGCGCGTCAAGCCGCAGCAGAAGCAGAAGCAAATCGCCAATTAGCGTTGATGAATCAAGCGAAAGTGCGTCTAAAACGATTACAAGAAAATCAAGCCAACGCTAAAACTAGCTTTGTTAACGCCAAAGGTAATCTGGCAAATGCAGAAAATATCCTAGGTAAAGTGGAAAATGGTTTAGCGATCGCTCAAAATAGAGAAGAAAACCTACGCACCCTAGTTACTCCTGGCGCAGTACCTAGAGTTGACTATTTAGATGCTCAAGAAAGATTAAATCGTGCGAACACAGAAATTACCAGGGCAAAAGATGAAATTATCAATGCCCAAAATAAAGTTACAGAGGCTCAAGACAAAGTAGAATCTTTACAGAAAGATATTGCAGCTCAAGCCCAAGAAATTCGCCAAGCTGAACAAGCTTATCAAGCTGCTTTGAGTCAAGCGCAACGTTTAGCCTCAGAACGCCAAAGTGAAATTTTGACCCAAATAAACAAGCGCCAAGAAGAACTGACCAATGTTTCTGGTCAGCTAGAACAGGCAAGAAAGCAAAAAGACGGAGAAACAATTAAAGCTCCCGTTGCAGGTACAATTTACAAAATTAAGGCAACTAAAGGCCCAGTCCAAGCAGGTGAAGAGTTGCTGTCAATTTTGCCAGAAGGGGAAGAAATGTTATTAGAAGTTAAAGTCCTCAACAGAGACATTGGCTTTATTCGTGAAGGCATGAAGGCAAAGGTGAAAATGGCAACTTTCCCTTTTCAGGAATTTGGCACTATCAATGGTAAAGTCGTGCAAATTAGTCCTAATGCCATTGTCGATAAAGAGTTAGGCTTAGTTTTCCCCACCAGAATCGAACTGAATAAACATTCCGTTAGTGTCCGGGGTCAAGAAGTTGCATTTACTCCAGGGATGGCTGCTAATGGTGAAATTGTGACTCGTAAGAAGTCAGTTTTAACCTTTATCATTGAGCCAATTACTCGTCGATTTAGCGAGGCATTTTCAGTTAGGTAG
- a CDS encoding SDR family oxidoreductase, with protein sequence MFLVTGATGGIGRKVVRLLRQKENLVRAFVRLSSRYSELEHRGADIFIGDLQVEKDIEKACRGVQYIISAHGSDSDALSLDYRANIELINQAKANEVQHFVFISVLGADRGYEDAPVFKAKRAVERYLAASGLNYTILRPAGLASNLLPLAERFRETGLYLLVGDPKNRTSIVSTDDLAKMVVDSITLEGALNQILPVGGPEILLREDIPRIFSRIFNKDPIVINSPLFVVDGLRNAFGLFNPQVQQALGTYRTLLSNEFFCTKEEIANLERIFNFQVETLESFLRRYLAV encoded by the coding sequence ATGTTTCTAGTAACTGGAGCCACGGGAGGAATAGGTCGCAAAGTTGTGCGACTCCTTCGCCAAAAGGAGAATTTGGTGCGGGCTTTTGTCCGCCTAAGTTCGCGTTATAGCGAGTTAGAACACCGAGGAGCAGACATCTTCATTGGTGATTTGCAGGTGGAAAAGGATATTGAAAAAGCTTGTCGGGGTGTGCAATATATTATCAGCGCCCACGGTTCTGATAGTGATGCCCTATCCTTGGACTACCGCGCTAACATTGAATTAATTAATCAGGCAAAAGCCAACGAAGTACAGCACTTTGTATTTATATCTGTACTAGGAGCCGACCGTGGCTATGAGGATGCCCCTGTATTCAAAGCCAAACGAGCTGTAGAGCGATATTTGGCAGCTAGTGGTTTGAATTACACTATTTTACGTCCGGCTGGATTAGCATCGAACTTGCTGCCATTGGCAGAACGATTTCGAGAAACAGGGTTGTATCTACTCGTTGGTGATCCTAAAAACCGCACTTCGATTGTGAGTACAGATGACTTGGCAAAAATGGTGGTGGATTCAATCACACTTGAAGGCGCTCTTAACCAAATATTACCAGTTGGAGGGCCGGAAATTTTATTACGTGAGGATATTCCCCGGATTTTTAGTCGCATTTTCAATAAAGACCCCATAGTAATTAACTCACCACTATTTGTGGTTGATGGGTTACGGAATGCCTTTGGTTTATTTAATCCTCAAGTACAACAAGCTCTGGGAACTTACCGCACATTGTTATCTAATGAGTTCTTTTGTACAAAAGAAGAGATAGCCAACTTAGAAAGGATTTTCAACTTTCAAGTAGAAACTCTGGAAAGCTTCTTAAGGCGCTATCTAGCAGTTTGA
- a CDS encoding diflavin flavoprotein, producing the protein MPQNKPRDVQVFPVATDTRVLRSRSWARLRFEIEYALAKGTTANSYLIEGDKTALIDPPGETFTQIYLAALQQRFDIKTLDYVILGHVNPNRAATLKALLEIAPQITFVCSNPGAINLRGALENPDLPVMVMRGEETLDLGKGHRLQFIPTPNPRYADQLCTYDPQTEILYSDKLFGVHVCGDQVFDEGWEIYTEDRRYYFDCLMAPHARQVETTLDKLADLPVRMYATGHGPLVRYGLIELTQAYREWTQQQKSADATVALIYASAYGNTATLAQAIARGITKAGVAVESINCEFTEPEDIRAAVEKASGFVIGSPTLGGHAPTPVQTALGIVLSTATNNKLAGVFGSFGWSGEAVDLIEGKLKDAGYRFGFDPIRVKFKPDDVTLQLCEEAGTDFAQALKKAKKVRSQSVPATTVEQAVGRIVGSLCVVTAKQGDISSAMLASWVSQASFNPPGLTIAVAKDRALELLMHSENKFVLNILQEGNHLGLMKHFLKPFGPGQDRFADVAAESTANDIPVLTDALAYLECTVQTRMESGDHWLIYATVDDGKVLNQDGVTAVHQRKTGTHY; encoded by the coding sequence ATGCCACAAAACAAACCCCGCGATGTTCAGGTTTTTCCTGTTGCTACAGATACCAGAGTACTGCGATCGCGCAGTTGGGCTAGACTCAGATTTGAAATTGAATATGCTCTAGCCAAAGGTACAACTGCCAATTCTTATTTAATAGAAGGTGATAAAACTGCCTTGATAGACCCACCAGGGGAAACATTTACGCAAATTTATTTAGCAGCGTTACAACAGCGTTTTGATATTAAAACCCTGGATTATGTAATTTTGGGACACGTCAATCCCAACCGTGCTGCAACATTAAAAGCTTTGTTAGAAATTGCACCGCAGATTACCTTTGTTTGTTCTAATCCTGGGGCAATAAATTTGCGGGGGGCTTTAGAAAATCCCGATTTACCAGTTATGGTAATGCGCGGGGAAGAAACCCTAGATTTAGGCAAAGGACATCGTTTACAATTTATTCCTACTCCTAATCCCCGCTATGCAGACCAACTCTGCACTTATGATCCCCAAACAGAAATACTCTACTCAGATAAGTTATTTGGAGTCCATGTTTGCGGTGATCAGGTATTTGATGAAGGTTGGGAAATATATACCGAAGATCGGCGCTATTATTTCGATTGCCTGATGGCTCCCCATGCTCGTCAAGTGGAAACTACCCTAGATAAACTTGCCGATTTGCCTGTGAGAATGTATGCCACAGGACACGGGCCTTTGGTGCGCTACGGCTTAATTGAATTGACCCAAGCTTACCGAGAATGGACTCAACAACAAAAATCTGCTGATGCTACAGTAGCGTTGATTTATGCTTCAGCTTACGGTAACACAGCTACTTTAGCCCAGGCGATCGCGCGTGGCATTACAAAAGCTGGTGTGGCTGTAGAATCCATTAACTGCGAATTTACAGAACCAGAAGATATCCGCGCGGCTGTCGAAAAAGCCTCTGGTTTTGTCATCGGTTCCCCTACTCTTGGTGGTCATGCACCCACACCTGTACAAACAGCTTTGGGGATTGTCTTATCCACCGCTACTAATAATAAACTCGCTGGAGTTTTTGGTTCTTTTGGCTGGAGTGGAGAAGCAGTTGATTTAATTGAAGGCAAACTCAAAGATGCTGGCTATCGATTTGGTTTTGACCCCATCCGTGTGAAATTCAAACCAGATGATGTCACATTGCAACTATGTGAAGAAGCTGGAACTGACTTTGCCCAAGCACTCAAAAAAGCCAAAAAAGTGCGATCGCAAAGTGTTCCTGCCACAACTGTAGAACAAGCTGTGGGCAGAATTGTCGGTTCACTGTGTGTTGTCACAGCTAAACAAGGTGATATCTCCAGTGCCATGCTTGCCTCTTGGGTAAGTCAAGCCAGTTTTAATCCTCCTGGTTTAACCATAGCCGTTGCCAAAGACCGCGCCTTGGAACTACTGATGCACTCAGAAAACAAATTTGTCCTCAATATCCTGCAAGAAGGTAATCACCTGGGTTTAATGAAGCACTTTCTCAAACCCTTTGGCCCAGGACAAGACCGATTTGCTGATGTGGCTGCGGAGTCAACCGCCAATGATATTCCTGTACTTACTGATGCTCTTGCTTATCTAGAATGTACCGTACAAACCCGGATGGAATCTGGCGATCACTGGCTAATTTATGCAACTGTAGATGATGGCAAAGTACTAAATCAAGATGGTGTTACAGCCGTCCATCAACGCAAAACGGGAACTCATTATTAG
- a CDS encoding diflavin flavoprotein: MVALTEKTEKRLTIQTVEIAQQTTAIRSLDWDRDRFDIEFGLQNGTTYNSFLIRGEQTALVDTSHEKFRQLYFDTLTGLIKPTEIDYLIISHTEPDHSGLVKDLLSMAPEITVVGSKVAIQFLEDFVHQPFKRRIVKNGDRLDLGNGHEFEFVIAPNLHWPDTIFSFDHKTKILFTCDAFGLHYCSESTFDEDLKAIEADFRYYYDCLMGPNARSVLSALKRMAELKTIDMVATGHGPLLSHNVEELIGRYRTWSKKQTKAETVVGIFYVSEYGYSDRLAQAIANGISKTDVAVEIVDLGAEVDLQELRELVSRCTGIVVGTPPLSGAASIQAALSTVLGSAKEKQAIGIFETGGGDDEPIDPLLSKFRNLGLTEGFPSIRIKQTPTENTYKQCEEAGTDLGQWVGRDRSIKAMKSLGADLDKALGRISGGLYIITAKKGDVSSAMLASWVSQASFKPLGFSIAVAKDRAIESLMQVGDRFVLNVLEEGNYQKLMRHFLKRFVPGADRFEGVRTQPAENGAPILTDALAYVECEVVSRMDCNDHWAVYSTVYAGRVSKPDALTAVHHRKVGNHY, translated from the coding sequence ATGGTAGCGCTCACCGAAAAAACTGAAAAACGGCTGACCATACAGACTGTAGAAATTGCTCAACAGACAACAGCAATTCGCTCTCTAGACTGGGATCGCGATCGCTTCGATATTGAGTTTGGTCTGCAAAATGGTACTACTTATAACTCATTTCTCATCCGGGGTGAGCAAACTGCCTTAGTTGATACTTCTCATGAAAAGTTCCGTCAACTATATTTTGATACTCTAACCGGATTAATTAAACCCACTGAGATTGATTATTTAATTATCAGCCACACTGAGCCAGACCATAGCGGCTTAGTTAAAGATTTACTGTCTATGGCTCCAGAAATCACGGTTGTTGGTTCTAAGGTAGCAATTCAGTTTTTGGAAGATTTTGTACATCAGCCATTTAAACGACGAATTGTCAAAAATGGCGATCGCTTAGATTTAGGCAATGGTCATGAATTTGAATTTGTGATTGCACCCAATTTACATTGGCCAGATACCATCTTTAGTTTTGACCACAAAACCAAAATTTTGTTCACCTGCGATGCTTTTGGGTTGCACTATTGCTCAGAAAGCACTTTTGATGAAGATTTAAAAGCGATTGAAGCAGATTTTAGATATTACTACGATTGTTTGATGGGGCCAAACGCACGGTCAGTATTGTCTGCCCTTAAGCGTATGGCAGAATTGAAAACCATCGACATGGTTGCCACAGGTCACGGGCCATTATTATCCCACAACGTTGAAGAACTAATTGGACGCTACCGCACTTGGAGTAAAAAACAAACCAAGGCAGAAACAGTAGTTGGGATATTTTACGTTTCAGAATATGGCTATAGCGATCGCCTCGCCCAAGCAATTGCCAATGGCATTAGTAAAACTGATGTCGCCGTGGAAATAGTAGACTTGGGCGCAGAAGTAGATTTACAAGAACTACGAGAACTAGTCAGTCGTTGTACCGGAATTGTGGTAGGAACGCCACCGCTTTCTGGCGCTGCTAGTATCCAAGCTGCCCTCAGCACCGTTTTAGGATCTGCCAAAGAAAAGCAAGCCATAGGCATCTTTGAAACTGGCGGTGGCGATGATGAGCCGATAGATCCTTTGTTGAGTAAATTCCGCAATTTGGGTTTAACAGAAGGTTTCCCCTCAATTCGGATTAAACAAACACCCACAGAAAACACCTACAAACAGTGCGAAGAAGCTGGAACCGACTTAGGGCAATGGGTAGGGCGCGATCGCAGCATCAAAGCCATGAAATCTCTAGGTGCAGACCTAGATAAAGCCTTAGGTAGAATCAGCGGCGGGTTGTATATTATCACCGCCAAAAAAGGCGATGTTTCCAGTGCCATGTTAGCCTCTTGGGTCAGCCAAGCCAGCTTTAAACCCCTCGGCTTTTCCATTGCAGTCGCCAAAGATCGGGCGATTGAATCACTCATGCAAGTAGGCGATCGCTTTGTTCTCAATGTCTTAGAAGAAGGCAATTACCAAAAACTCATGAGGCACTTTTTGAAGCGATTCGTTCCCGGTGCTGATCGCTTTGAAGGTGTAAGAACCCAGCCCGCCGAAAATGGTGCGCCCATCCTCACCGATGCCCTCGCCTACGTAGAATGCGAAGTCGTTAGCCGCATGGACTGTAACGACCACTGGGCAGTATACAGCACCGTTTACGCCGGACGAGTGAGTAAGCCAGATGCACTGACTGCTGTGCATCACCGTAAAGTCGGCAACCACTATTAA
- a CDS encoding pantothenate kinase, which produces MKPQRHIENIWLALEIGNSRLHWALFKGETLDLAWDTEHLPESVIQQLAQCQTLDDLLLIIFPIYHKTAAFSSFLPPIFIASVVPSQTALWQSYPHVEIITLNQVPLLGMYPTLGIDRALALWGAGKVWGFPMLVIDAGTTLTFTSADINQCLVGGAILPGLSLQFLTLGQKTGQLPIVETKIITSLPPRFALNTPEAIQSGVIYTLIAGIKDFIEAWWDLFPQGKIAIKGGDRTLLFNHLQALYPEIAVHLIVEQNLIFWGMREIN; this is translated from the coding sequence GTGAAACCTCAAAGGCACATCGAGAATATTTGGCTAGCTTTAGAAATTGGCAATTCCCGGTTGCATTGGGCATTATTTAAAGGTGAAACCCTTGATTTGGCTTGGGATACAGAACATTTACCTGAATCAGTCATCCAGCAGCTAGCTCAATGCCAGACGCTGGATGATTTATTGTTGATAATTTTTCCTATCTATCATAAAACTGCTGCATTTTCCTCATTCCTGCCTCCTATTTTTATTGCTTCGGTGGTTCCTAGTCAAACGGCACTTTGGCAAAGTTACCCTCATGTGGAGATTATTACCTTAAATCAAGTACCCCTTTTAGGCATGTATCCTACATTAGGGATTGACCGCGCCTTGGCTTTGTGGGGTGCTGGGAAAGTTTGGGGTTTCCCGATGCTGGTAATTGATGCTGGAACAACTTTGACTTTTACAAGTGCAGATATCAACCAATGTTTAGTTGGGGGCGCAATTTTACCAGGATTAAGCTTGCAATTTTTAACTTTAGGTCAAAAAACAGGGCAATTACCAATAGTAGAAACCAAAATTATTACGTCTTTACCTCCACGTTTTGCACTCAATACACCAGAGGCAATTCAAAGTGGAGTGATTTATACATTAATAGCGGGAATCAAAGATTTTATAGAGGCGTGGTGGGATTTATTTCCTCAAGGAAAAATTGCAATTAAAGGAGGCGATCGCACTTTATTATTTAATCATTTGCAAGCGTTATATCCTGAAATTGCCGTACATTTGATCGTAGAACAAAACTTAATTTTTTGGGGAATGCGGGAGATTAACTGA